In Myripristis murdjan chromosome 9, fMyrMur1.1, whole genome shotgun sequence, the following proteins share a genomic window:
- the gig2p gene encoding GCRV-induced gene 2p: MSVSFFGWEVTYDDASHRGELGESQEPKDKGVYTMYHGTSVAAAKTIITSGFQQSTKGMLGKGVYVSRNQKKAERYPLNSNPNDRVVLELRVHVGRVKRIDKDNHPMQYTWNANGYDTAWVPPKCGMMSVPSGLEEDCVFDPSRVEVTGIARAADGNIQTQLQQLIAKNPRRPWKGKGDAHGSGNSGVCPLCKRKILQGHTHTTQQCWGCGQNICILMTKHVCPATA; this comes from the coding sequence ATGTCGGTGTCATTCTTTGGCTGGGAGGTGACTTACGATGATGCCTCTCATCGTGGGGAGCTGGGAGAGTCACAGGAGCCCAAAGACAAAGGTGTCTACACCATGTACCATGGCACCAGTGTTGCCGCCGCAAAAACAATCATTACCAGCGGCTTTCAGCAGTCAACaaaaggcatgctgggaaagggGGTGTACGTCAGTCGCAATCAGAAAAAGGCTGAGCGTTACCCACTAAATTCTAACCCAAATGATCGCGTGGTTCTGGAGCTGCGTGTGCATGTTGGCCGTGTCAAGCGCATCGACAAGGACAATCATCCCATGCAGTACACCTGGAATGCAAACGGCTACGATACTGCCTGGGTGCCCCCGAAGTGCGGCATGATGTCTGTACCAAGCGGTCTTGAAGAGGACTGTGTGTTTGACCCCAGTAGAGTGGAGGTCACAGGCATTGCTCGGGCAGCAGACGGCAACATACAGACACAACTGCAACAGCTCATAGCAAAAAACCCCAGACGACCCTGGAAAGGAAAGGGAGATGCGCATGGCAGTGGCAATAGTGGTGTGTGTCCACTGTGCAAGAGAAAGATCttgcagggtcacacacacaccacacagcagTGCTGGGGTTGTGGACAAAACATCTGCATCCTGATGACCAAGCACGTCTGTCCTGCCACCGCCTGA